A stretch of the Streptomyces sp. NBC_00654 genome encodes the following:
- a CDS encoding SRPBCC family protein, which translates to MAEHTSSSITIEAAPADVMGVIADFARYPEWTGEVKEAEVLATDDRGRAEQVRLVLDAGAIKDDHVLAYTWTGENEVSWSLVKSQMLRALDGTYALVPIGGDRTEVTYRLAVDVKIPLLGMIKRKAEKVIIDRALAGLKKRVESVPQA; encoded by the coding sequence ATGGCTGAACACACCAGCTCGAGCATCACGATCGAGGCGGCACCGGCCGACGTCATGGGCGTGATCGCCGACTTCGCCCGCTACCCGGAGTGGACCGGCGAGGTGAAGGAGGCCGAGGTCCTGGCCACCGACGACCGCGGCCGCGCCGAGCAGGTCCGCCTCGTCCTGGACGCCGGAGCGATCAAGGACGACCATGTCCTCGCCTACACCTGGACCGGCGAGAACGAGGTCAGCTGGAGCCTGGTGAAGTCCCAGATGCTGCGCGCCCTGGACGGCACCTACGCCCTGGTGCCCATCGGCGGCGACCGCACCGAGGTCACCTACCGGCTCGCGGTCGACGTCAAGATCCCGCTCCTCGGCATGATCAAGCGCAAGGCGGAGAAGGTCATCATCGACCGCGCCCTGGCCGGCCTGAAGAAGCGCGTCGAGTCCGTCCCGCAGGCCTGA